One Carya illinoinensis cultivar Pawnee chromosome 5, C.illinoinensisPawnee_v1, whole genome shotgun sequence genomic window, AATTTTAGAACCTGTTGTTCTTGCTTTCGATCCTTCACCATCATTTGCACAGCCACGCCCCTCTCTTGCTCTAATGTGGTCCAAACCAGATTGTAAAACTTTTGTAAACTTTGTCTCTCCCATATCGTCCctccctcctcttcctcctacTTTGCCCCTCTTAAACCCACCCTCCCTCTCTAGGTACACCTTGAGAGGCTCCATGTAGTCCTCAAAGCCGAGGGTGGTCATGGCCCACAATAGATCGTCGCCTTTGATTGTATTTCGCTTCTCCCTCTCGCACTTGTTGGATGCTTCGCCAGTGATGAAGCTTATGAACTCTGACACGCACTCTTGCACCATCTCCTTGGCATCTTTCAAGATCTTCACGTTCGCCGGCCGCGCCTTCTTCATGATCTATTT contains:
- the LOC122310396 gene encoding nuclear transcription factor Y subunit B-3-like; amino-acid sequence: MKKARPANVKILKDAKEMVQECVSEFISFITGEASNKCEREKRNTIKGDDLLWAMTTLGFEDYMEPLKVYLEREGGFKRGKVGGRGGRDDMGETKFTKVLQSGLDHIRAREGRGCANDGEGSKARTTGSKIYGLGRTQIYFGRVAVHNNFLLFNPNMVTSF